A region from the Geobacillus vulcani PSS1 genome encodes:
- the tgt gene encoding tRNA guanosine(34) transglycosylase Tgt produces the protein MTTPIRFELIKTCRQTGARLGILHTPHGSFETPMFMPVGTLATVKTLSPEELKEMGAGVILSNTYHLWLRPGHDIVAEAGGLHAFMNWDRGILTDSGGFQVFSLSEFRRIEEDGVYFRNHLNGDKLFLSPEKATEIQNALGADIIMAFDECPPYPATYEYMKQSVERTSRWAERCLKAHRRPKEQGLFGIVQGGEYEELRRQSARDLVSLDFPGYAVGGLSVGEPKEVMNRVLEFTTPLLPADKPRYLMGVGSPDSLIDGAIRGIDMFDCVLPTRIGRNGTVMTSEGRVVIKNAQYARDFSPLDPNCDCYTCRNYTRAYIRHLIKCDETFGIRLTSYHNVYFLIKLMKQVRQAIREDRLADFREEFFERYGFNKPNAKNF, from the coding sequence TTGACGACACCGATTCGCTTTGAACTGATCAAAACGTGCCGGCAGACGGGCGCACGTCTTGGCATTCTCCATACGCCGCACGGCTCGTTTGAAACGCCGATGTTTATGCCGGTCGGCACGCTTGCGACGGTCAAGACGTTGTCGCCGGAAGAATTGAAAGAAATGGGGGCCGGCGTCATTTTAAGCAACACCTATCATCTTTGGCTGCGGCCGGGGCATGACATTGTGGCGGAAGCGGGCGGGCTGCATGCGTTTATGAACTGGGATCGCGGCATTTTGACGGACTCCGGCGGCTTTCAAGTGTTCAGCCTCAGCGAATTCCGCCGCATTGAGGAGGACGGCGTCTATTTCCGCAACCATTTAAACGGCGACAAGCTGTTTTTGTCGCCGGAAAAAGCGACGGAAATTCAGAATGCACTAGGCGCTGACATCATCATGGCGTTTGACGAATGCCCGCCGTATCCGGCGACGTATGAATATATGAAACAATCGGTCGAACGGACGAGCCGTTGGGCGGAACGCTGCTTGAAAGCGCACCGCCGTCCGAAGGAGCAAGGGCTGTTTGGCATTGTCCAAGGCGGTGAATACGAAGAACTGCGCCGACAAAGCGCCCGCGATTTAGTGTCGCTCGACTTCCCTGGCTATGCGGTCGGCGGGTTGTCGGTCGGCGAGCCGAAAGAGGTCATGAATCGGGTGCTCGAGTTTACGACGCCGCTTCTGCCGGCGGACAAGCCTCGTTATTTAATGGGCGTCGGTTCCCCGGATTCGCTCATCGACGGGGCGATCCGCGGCATCGACATGTTCGACTGCGTGCTGCCGACGCGCATCGGCCGCAACGGCACCGTGATGACGAGCGAAGGGCGGGTGGTGATCAAAAACGCCCAGTACGCCCGCGACTTCTCGCCGCTCGATCCGAACTGCGACTGCTACACGTGCCGGAACTATACGCGCGCGTACATCCGCCATCTCATCAAATGTGATGAAACCTTTGGCATCCGCCTCACGTCTTACCATAACGTCTATTTTTTGATAAAATTGATGAAGCAGGTGAGACAAGCGATCCGCGAAGATCGGCTCGCCGATTTCCGCGAGGAATTTTTCGAACGCTACGGCTTCAATAAGCCGAATGCAAAAAACTTTTGA
- the ruvB gene encoding Holliday junction branch migration DNA helicase RuvB, whose protein sequence is MEERLVSGEVLGEEAVFEPSLRPQYLHEYIGQDKIKENLKVFIEAAKLRGETLDHVLLYGPPGLGKTTLAVIIANEMGVKLRATSGPALERPGDLAALLTSLEPGDVLFIDEIHRLSRAVEEVLYPAMEDYCLDIAIGRGPDARTLRLDLPPFTLVGATTRAGALSAPLRDRFGVISRLEYYHVDQLAQIIERAAAILQIGIDREAALELARRARGTPRIANRLLRRVRDFAQVRGDGDITQPLAVEALERLQVDRLGLDQIDHKLLSAMIEKFAGGPVGLETLAAVIGEEAQTIEEVYEPYLMQIGLLQRTPRGRVVTPAAYTHFGMEVPKR, encoded by the coding sequence GTGGAGGAACGGCTTGTATCTGGGGAGGTCTTAGGGGAAGAGGCTGTGTTTGAACCAAGTTTGCGCCCGCAATATTTGCATGAATATATCGGGCAAGATAAGATCAAAGAAAACTTAAAAGTGTTCATTGAAGCGGCCAAGCTCCGCGGAGAGACGCTCGACCATGTGCTGCTGTATGGACCGCCGGGGCTTGGGAAAACGACGCTGGCGGTGATCATTGCCAATGAAATGGGCGTCAAGCTGCGGGCGACGTCCGGCCCGGCGCTCGAGCGGCCCGGCGATTTAGCGGCGCTGTTAACGTCGCTCGAGCCGGGGGATGTGCTCTTTATTGATGAGATCCACCGGCTGTCGCGGGCGGTGGAAGAGGTGCTCTATCCGGCGATGGAGGATTATTGCTTAGATATCGCGATCGGCAGGGGGCCGGATGCGCGTACGCTCCGCCTTGACTTGCCGCCGTTTACGCTCGTTGGGGCGACGACGCGAGCTGGGGCGCTGTCAGCGCCGCTGCGCGACCGGTTTGGCGTCATCAGCCGGCTCGAATACTATCACGTCGACCAACTTGCCCAAATCATTGAGCGGGCGGCGGCCATCTTGCAAATCGGCATTGATCGAGAAGCGGCGCTTGAGCTTGCCCGCCGGGCGCGCGGCACGCCGCGCATCGCCAATCGCTTGCTGCGGCGCGTCCGCGATTTCGCGCAAGTGCGCGGGGATGGGGACATTACGCAGCCCCTCGCTGTCGAAGCCCTCGAGCGGCTGCAAGTCGACCGGCTCGGACTCGACCAAATCGACCATAAGCTGCTTTCAGCGATGATTGAAAAATTCGCCGGTGGTCCGGTCGGGCTCGAAACGCTGGCGGCTGTCATCGGTGAAGAAGCGCAAACGATTGAAGAAGTGTATGAGCCGTACTTGATGCAAATCGGTCTCTTGCAACGTACGCCGCGCGGGCGTGTCGTCACGCCGGCGGCGTACACCCATTTCGGAATGGAGGTGCCGAAGCGGTGA
- the queA gene encoding tRNA preQ1(34) S-adenosylmethionine ribosyltransferase-isomerase QueA has protein sequence MKVDLFDFHLPEELIAQTPLPDRAASRLMVLDKRTGAIRHETFRNIISYLNPGDCLVLNDTRVMPARLYGEKAETGGTVEVLLLKQLDGDRWETLVKPGKRVKPGTKLTFGGGKLEAVCLDTLEHGGRVLEFSYDGVFYEVLAELGEMPLPPYIKEKLDDPERYQTVYAREIGSAAAPTAGLHFTEELLDAIREKGVQIVFITLHVGLGTFRPVQVDEVEKHDMHAEFYQMSEETAETLNRVRGQGGRIIAVGTTSTRTLETIAGKHNGRFVAESGWTDIFIYPGYEFKGIDGLVTNFHLPKSTLIMLVSALAGRENILHAYEVAVKERYRFFSFGDAMLII, from the coding sequence ATGAAAGTCGATTTGTTTGATTTCCATTTGCCGGAAGAATTGATCGCGCAAACGCCGCTTCCAGACCGGGCGGCGTCGAGGCTGATGGTGCTTGATAAACGCACCGGCGCCATCCGCCATGAAACATTTCGCAACATTATTTCGTACTTGAATCCGGGCGATTGCCTCGTCTTAAATGATACGCGCGTCATGCCGGCGCGTCTTTATGGGGAAAAAGCGGAAACAGGCGGAACGGTTGAAGTGCTGCTCTTAAAGCAGCTTGATGGCGACCGTTGGGAAACGCTCGTCAAGCCGGGCAAACGGGTCAAGCCGGGGACGAAGCTCACCTTTGGCGGCGGGAAGCTGGAAGCGGTCTGCCTCGATACGCTTGAACATGGAGGGCGAGTGCTCGAGTTTTCGTATGATGGCGTGTTTTATGAAGTATTGGCTGAACTTGGGGAGATGCCGCTGCCCCCGTACATTAAAGAAAAGCTTGACGACCCAGAACGATATCAGACGGTTTACGCCCGCGAAATCGGTTCGGCGGCGGCGCCGACCGCTGGTTTGCATTTCACCGAAGAGCTGCTTGATGCCATTCGCGAAAAAGGGGTGCAGATCGTCTTCATTACGCTTCATGTCGGCCTTGGCACGTTCCGGCCGGTGCAAGTGGACGAAGTCGAAAAGCACGATATGCATGCCGAGTTTTACCAAATGAGTGAAGAAACAGCGGAGACGTTAAACCGCGTTCGGGGGCAGGGCGGCCGCATCATTGCCGTCGGTACGACGTCGACACGGACGCTCGAGACGATCGCCGGCAAACATAACGGCCGGTTTGTCGCGGAAAGCGGCTGGACCGACATTTTCATCTATCCGGGCTATGAGTTCAAAGGCATTGATGGGCTGGTGACGAACTTCCATCTGCCGAAATCGACGCTCATCATGCTCGTGAGCGCGCTCGCCGGGCGTGAAAACATTTTGCACGCGTATGAAGTCGCGGTCAAAGAGCGGTACCGCTTTTTCAGCTTCGGTGATGCGATGCTCATCATTTGA
- a CDS encoding intercompartmental signaling factor BofC gives MRILFFILWIAAIVSPVHSVSAEAVKMTIVLERQYLDGEMSEEKVTETVDSLKEIWKKYRDWQLVTLDDQTIVFRKTINDISPLLKTNGYFGITDDGTLSIFNGKPGRSSEIIQSFFQIDVQKLESRQQEKLKQGIRVLSKEQYEQVIEMYRHFAVVQ, from the coding sequence ATGCGAATTCTTTTCTTCATACTGTGGATCGCCGCCATCGTGTCACCGGTTCATTCGGTCTCCGCTGAAGCGGTCAAGATGACGATCGTGCTCGAGCGGCAATATTTGGACGGAGAGATGAGCGAAGAGAAGGTCACCGAAACCGTCGATTCGCTGAAAGAAATATGGAAAAAATATCGCGATTGGCAACTCGTGACGCTCGATGATCAGACGATCGTGTTTCGCAAAACAATCAACGACATTTCCCCGTTGTTAAAAACAAACGGCTATTTCGGGATTACAGACGATGGCACGTTGTCTATTTTCAACGGCAAACCGGGCCGGTCGAGCGAAATCATCCAGTCGTTTTTCCAAATCGACGTGCAAAAGCTCGAAAGCCGCCAGCAAGAGAAGTTGAAGCAAGGAATTCGCGTCCTCTCGAAGGAACAGTATGAACAAGTGATCGAAATGTACCGCCATTTTGCGGTCGTCCAATAA
- a CDS encoding DUF2905 domain-containing protein produces the protein MNSLPKLIMTIGVVLIIVGFVMQFVKLGRLPGDIVIRKGNMTFYFPIVTSILLSVVLSLIFYVLGRFR, from the coding sequence GTGAACAGCTTGCCGAAGTTGATCATGACGATCGGCGTTGTGCTCATCATTGTCGGGTTTGTCATGCAGTTTGTCAAACTCGGCCGCCTGCCGGGGGATATCGTCATCCGAAAAGGGAATATGACGTTTTATTTTCCTATTGTGACATCCATATTGCTGAGTGTTGTGCTCTCTTTGATTTTTTATGTACTCGGACGATTTCGCTGA
- the yajC gene encoding preprotein translocase subunit YajC, translated as MNATIANLLPIVLFFVIFYFLLIRPQQKRQRAIQQMQANLKKGDKIITIGGLHGIIDSVDEDKIIVRAGDGTRLTFDRSAVREVVAESKA; from the coding sequence ATGAACGCGACCATCGCCAATTTATTGCCGATTGTGCTGTTTTTTGTGATTTTCTACTTTTTGCTCATTCGTCCGCAGCAAAAACGGCAACGCGCCATCCAACAAATGCAGGCGAATTTGAAAAAAGGCGATAAAATCATCACGATCGGCGGATTGCACGGCATCATCGACTCAGTCGATGAGGACAAAATCATCGTTCGCGCCGGCGACGGCACGCGGCTGACGTTCGACCGCTCCGCGGTGAGAGAAGTGGTGGCGGAAAGCAAGGCGTAG
- a CDS encoding BhlA/UviB family holin-like peptide, translated as MDISSISIEQFASNGVFALLFVWLLVDTRKEAKEREEKLIQQIEKQNEAQERIVQAIERIEQKIEKLEVSING; from the coding sequence ATGGACATTTCATCTATTTCAATTGAACAATTCGCAAGTAATGGAGTATTTGCGCTTCTTTTCGTATGGTTGCTTGTCGATACAAGAAAAGAAGCAAAAGAGCGTGAAGAAAAATTAATACAACAAATCGAAAAACAAAATGAAGCACAAGAACGTATCGTTCAAGCAATCGAACGAATCGAACAAAAAATTGAAAAATTGGAGGTGTCGATAAATGGCTGA
- a CDS encoding GLUG motif-containing protein, with protein MLGAGTQSSPYIIQTPQDLHNVRNNLTAYYELGNDIDMGSWGNFVPIGKDTKTFFKGTFDGKGHKIKNLTISESTGYVGLFGYINNATTIIKNVGIENCNISGGNVANWIGGIVGQLSNGTIENCFVTGTVQGKYMIGGIVGQFLNGTIKNCYSHASITGFGRVGGLVGYIGSSTAKVKNSYSTGRVIHTETGTAYPAGGLVGDNTSTTNVFNSYWDINTSGQTISEGGTGLTTAQMKQQSSFENWDFLNTWGINGDYPYLQVFGVPTKKQTVNLQSYVNPLYSKLSKTNKSTKQTQSFLNNIQTQIQRHTRTKKTISTYILQIETSVQKSNRTVRSVTQQVTSYMNPIGSIVERKTKTIKQLLSYVDNIQSNVNVIAPIRNKTVNAYITVLENPSIVQFEENFSNTYTFENHSTVQFEDNLSDIYAIENPSNVEF; from the coding sequence ATGCTAGGCGCAGGAACGCAATCGAGTCCTTATATCATTCAAACACCGCAAGATTTACATAATGTTAGAAATAACCTAACTGCTTATTATGAATTAGGTAATGATATTGATATGGGCAGTTGGGGGAATTTTGTTCCGATTGGAAAAGATACAAAAACATTTTTTAAAGGAACTTTTGACGGTAAAGGACACAAAATAAAAAACTTAACTATTAGTGAATCAACGGGTTATGTAGGATTGTTCGGCTATATTAATAATGCTACAACGATTATTAAAAATGTTGGAATTGAAAATTGCAATATATCGGGCGGAAATGTTGCAAACTGGATTGGTGGAATTGTTGGTCAATTAAGTAACGGTACAATTGAAAACTGCTTTGTGACAGGAACTGTACAAGGAAAATATATGATCGGTGGAATCGTTGGTCAATTCCTAAATGGTACTATTAAAAATTGCTATTCACATGCAAGCATAACAGGATTTGGACGAGTTGGTGGATTAGTAGGTTACATTGGATCATCTACAGCAAAAGTTAAAAATAGTTATTCAACAGGAAGAGTAATACATACTGAAACAGGAACAGCATATCCTGCTGGCGGGTTAGTCGGAGATAATACTTCAACAACCAACGTATTTAATTCATACTGGGATATTAATACAAGTGGTCAAACAATCTCAGAGGGTGGAACAGGATTAACTACTGCACAAATGAAACAACAATCATCATTTGAAAATTGGGATTTTCTGAATACATGGGGCATAAATGGGGATTATCCATATTTGCAAGTGTTTGGAGTACCCACAAAAAAACAAACGGTCAACCTTCAATCATATGTAAATCCTTTATATTCAAAATTGAGTAAAACAAATAAATCAACGAAACAAACACAATCATTTTTAAATAACATTCAGACGCAAATACAACGTCATACACGCACGAAAAAGACAATATCGACTTATATCCTTCAAATTGAAACAAGCGTTCAGAAGTCAAATAGAACGGTTAGAAGTGTAACACAACAGGTCACAAGTTATATGAATCCTATTGGTTCAATTGTTGAACGCAAAACAAAGACAATTAAGCAATTATTATCTTATGTTGATAACATTCAATCCAATGTAAACGTAATTGCTCCGATAAGAAATAAAACTGTAAATGCTTATATAACTGTATTAGAAAATCCTTCAATTGTACAATTCGAGGAAAATTTTTCAAATACATATACTTTTGAAAATCATTCAACTGTACAGTTTGAAGATAATCTTTCCGATATATACGCAATTGAAAATCCTTCCAATGTGGAGTTTTAA
- a CDS encoding terminase large subunit domain-containing protein, with translation MTKRLTKEQKLQIIMNDFKLFAKNFIKIVDNNGDTVPFILNAEQSQFIDEMSKYNIILKGRQIGFTTLSLAYMLYSACTKPDTNYIIMTHHASVSKSLFVKLKKMYKNLPHDKYPNLFPKTLLNNRDELYLDNGSRIIIATANGEDSISGNTFQMIHLSEMAKYPADVQEEIIATCIPALAKNESSAIIIESTAYGYNTYQEMFMKAYRDKESVWKAHFYSWLAKAYEKQFKHTFDEAEAWFRANNNGRRMTYEDLEPDERILRDKYGATYRQLMFRRYYIATNSLEKFNREFPTTPDIAFAESNKSIFDTAKIIERLHYVIPPLETKDVYDMLPDILKPYINKNLFIFHLPKPKVRHFAGVDVASGQGGDYSTMSIFDADGQQVASFYANDIPVYKFAEIVDALGKFYNYAFICVERNSYGLPLLERLRKDYGYLNLLKQKVFDQRGKQKMQLGFQTTNVTKPIIINDMKEMFELSMINIECVRTLEEMKIYQEDAKGRTNAKKGAKNHDDLVIAVAMAVQAMKQGKYYVDI, from the coding sequence TTGACTAAAAGATTGACAAAAGAGCAGAAATTACAGATTATTATGAACGATTTTAAATTGTTTGCGAAGAACTTCATTAAGATCGTTGACAATAACGGTGATACTGTACCGTTTATTTTGAACGCTGAACAGTCGCAATTTATAGATGAAATGTCAAAATATAACATCATTTTAAAAGGGCGACAAATCGGCTTCACAACACTTTCACTAGCATACATGCTTTATTCAGCATGCACAAAGCCCGATACAAATTATATTATTATGACGCATCATGCAAGCGTCAGTAAATCACTTTTCGTTAAATTGAAGAAAATGTATAAAAATCTTCCTCATGATAAATATCCGAATTTGTTTCCGAAAACATTACTAAACAACAGAGATGAACTTTATCTCGACAACGGCTCACGTATCATTATTGCTACTGCCAACGGTGAAGATAGTATAAGTGGAAATACCTTCCAAATGATACACCTATCAGAAATGGCAAAGTATCCTGCTGATGTACAGGAAGAAATCATTGCAACATGTATTCCGGCTTTGGCGAAAAATGAATCTAGTGCAATTATTATCGAATCAACCGCTTATGGCTACAACACCTATCAAGAAATGTTCATGAAGGCATATAGGGATAAAGAGAGCGTATGGAAGGCACATTTCTATTCATGGCTTGCAAAAGCGTATGAGAAACAGTTTAAACATACGTTCGATGAAGCAGAAGCGTGGTTTCGGGCTAATAACAACGGCAGACGAATGACATACGAGGATTTAGAGCCGGATGAGCGAATTTTGCGTGACAAATACGGTGCTACATATAGACAATTGATGTTTAGACGTTATTACATAGCGACAAATAGTTTGGAAAAATTTAACAGGGAATTTCCGACTACACCCGATATTGCATTTGCGGAAAGCAATAAGTCAATCTTTGACACTGCAAAGATTATTGAACGATTGCATTATGTGATACCGCCACTTGAAACGAAAGATGTATATGATATGTTGCCCGATATTTTAAAACCATACATAAACAAAAATCTTTTTATCTTTCATTTGCCGAAACCGAAAGTAAGGCATTTTGCAGGTGTAGACGTTGCATCGGGTCAAGGCGGCGACTATTCAACGATGAGTATTTTTGACGCTGATGGACAGCAAGTCGCTTCATTCTATGCAAATGATATTCCTGTTTACAAATTTGCAGAGATTGTTGATGCTTTAGGAAAGTTTTACAATTATGCTTTTATATGTGTAGAGCGTAACTCATATGGCTTGCCGTTGCTTGAACGTTTGAGAAAGGATTACGGCTATTTAAATCTTCTTAAACAAAAAGTATTCGATCAGCGAGGAAAACAAAAAATGCAACTTGGTTTTCAGACAACAAACGTTACGAAGCCGATCATCATAAATGACATGAAAGAGATGTTTGAACTTAGCATGATTAACATTGAGTGTGTACGGACACTGGAAGAAATGAAAATATATCAAGAAGATGCGAAAGGGCGTACAAATGCGAAAAAAGGCGCGAAGAATCATGACGATTTAGTGATTGCTGTTGCAATGGCGGTACAAGCGATGAAACAAGGAAAATATTATGTTGATATTTGA
- a CDS encoding DUF5309 domain-containing protein, with the protein MFKSTNFTNAELVNLSKEIAVVGVQATPLTSLLLAKGFEKATSTIYTWREKTLSHDEDITFAEGSETTVFTESARRELNNVLEIFKKGVSVSGTAQAMQTAQISSEISDRLFELKANIEKKFINGVKNDGSTSGKRQMGGLISFADPANAVNVTDTVTEDTIKEAMRKLWMQDLAEGNYYALVNAEIKEQIDNIYKDRYSYQHKTNEFGLVVDSITTNYGTLNILLSKHVPADKMVVFNDAYVRAVFLREPIFEPLAKTGDSVKGHVIAEATLKVASPKAVAVVTVA; encoded by the coding sequence ATGTTTAAATCTACTAATTTTACGAATGCTGAACTTGTCAATCTTTCTAAAGAAATCGCGGTCGTCGGAGTACAAGCAACACCGTTGACTTCTCTGCTTCTCGCAAAAGGGTTTGAAAAAGCGACATCTACAATTTACACATGGCGCGAAAAAACTCTTTCTCATGATGAAGATATTACGTTTGCAGAAGGTAGCGAAACAACTGTATTTACAGAAAGCGCACGTCGTGAACTCAACAATGTGCTTGAAATTTTCAAGAAGGGCGTGAGTGTTTCTGGTACGGCTCAAGCGATGCAAACAGCGCAAATTTCAAGCGAAATTAGTGACCGTCTTTTCGAACTCAAAGCAAACATTGAGAAAAAATTCATTAACGGCGTGAAAAATGACGGTTCAACAAGCGGAAAACGACAAATGGGCGGACTTATTTCGTTCGCTGATCCTGCGAACGCTGTCAATGTAACTGATACAGTCACAGAAGATACAATTAAAGAGGCAATGAGAAAACTTTGGATGCAAGACCTTGCTGAAGGTAATTATTACGCACTTGTTAATGCTGAAATTAAAGAACAAATTGATAATATCTACAAAGATCGTTATTCTTATCAACACAAAACTAACGAATTCGGGCTTGTAGTAGATTCTATTACAACGAATTACGGCACATTGAATATTCTTCTTTCTAAACATGTGCCGGCCGATAAAATGGTTGTATTTAATGACGCATATGTACGTGCTGTATTTTTGCGTGAGCCGATTTTTGAACCGCTTGCCAAAACCGGCGACAGCGTCAAAGGTCATGTCATCGCTGAAGCAACATTAAAGGTTGCAAGCCCGAAAGCCGTTGCGGTTGTAACGGTTGCTTAA
- a CDS encoding phage portal protein — protein sequence MNLQQYIKEYHEGRDDWFIEEVQNVSAQQRIMKVMNLKEYLDGKHKILQKSNEKFGGKEYEPRKIVLNHALTLLNFQTSFLLQNPITITGKERIVKEYQRVNKQGKYDRLNYKILDKMLKYGQVYEYVYFDKNVIKSKLIDASEAYPVYNDENEMIAFVQAYTVNGVDYYILYTDDTVETYDNKGGELRLTGRYANLSGLPVVYKTTNEVNENEGKSELEKWISILDSLEDLLSKATDAYYKFITGIPVITGQQLKGSLPVDIVGAGLNLDDGATFEFVSNKFDSQAFDTLYETLLNALYTVAHLPAIAVGRTDISNVSTEAVKMLYQLAMMKAGQNEQYIREGIEQRFEKIRRLLEYKGVTFSDEEFDSLGLVFQYALPSSDKEVIENMKALREMGALSLQTMLEQNPYVNDVQQEMMRLKEENNTISSVIDNN from the coding sequence ATGAATCTTCAACAATACATAAAAGAATATCATGAAGGGCGCGATGATTGGTTTATTGAAGAAGTGCAAAACGTATCAGCACAACAAAGAATTATGAAAGTGATGAATCTTAAAGAGTATCTCGACGGAAAACATAAAATCCTTCAAAAGTCAAATGAAAAATTTGGCGGAAAAGAATATGAGCCGAGAAAGATTGTTTTGAATCATGCGTTGACATTATTAAATTTTCAAACGAGTTTCCTTCTTCAAAATCCAATAACCATTACAGGAAAAGAGCGCATTGTGAAAGAATATCAACGAGTAAATAAGCAAGGTAAATATGATCGACTAAATTATAAGATTTTAGATAAGATGCTCAAATACGGGCAAGTGTATGAGTATGTATATTTTGATAAGAATGTAATCAAAAGCAAACTCATTGATGCAAGCGAAGCGTATCCTGTATACAATGATGAGAATGAAATGATTGCATTTGTTCAAGCGTACACTGTGAACGGAGTAGATTATTATATTTTATACACAGATGATACGGTTGAAACTTATGATAATAAAGGCGGAGAATTGCGCTTAACAGGAAGATATGCGAATTTGTCGGGATTGCCTGTCGTGTATAAAACGACAAATGAAGTGAATGAGAATGAAGGTAAAAGTGAACTTGAGAAATGGATAAGTATTTTAGATTCACTTGAAGATTTATTGAGTAAAGCAACGGATGCATATTACAAATTTATAACAGGGATTCCAGTTATTACAGGGCAGCAGTTGAAAGGATCACTTCCAGTCGATATTGTAGGGGCTGGATTGAATTTAGATGACGGAGCAACATTTGAATTTGTAAGTAATAAGTTTGATTCACAAGCGTTTGATACATTATACGAAACATTATTGAATGCGTTGTATACAGTAGCACATTTGCCTGCAATTGCAGTAGGTAGAACAGATATTAGTAATGTAAGCACAGAAGCAGTAAAAATGTTGTATCAACTCGCGATGATGAAGGCAGGACAGAATGAACAATATATAAGAGAAGGTATTGAGCAACGTTTTGAGAAGATTAGACGATTGCTCGAATATAAAGGCGTAACGTTTAGTGATGAGGAATTTGATTCATTAGGGCTTGTATTCCAGTATGCGTTGCCAAGTTCGGATAAGGAAGTAATCGAGAACATGAAAGCATTGCGTGAAATGGGTGCATTGAGTTTGCAAACGATGCTTGAACAGAATCCGTATGTTAATGATGTGCAACAAGAGATGATGAGATTGAAGGAAGAAAATAACACAATATCCAGTGTTATTGATAATAATTAG
- the ruvA gene encoding Holliday junction branch migration protein RuvA: MIEFIRGYVDYVCPEYIVIDHNGIGYEIFTPNPFAFQESREVAVTVYTYEYVREDVHALYGFPTREERNLFAKLLQVSGIGPKGGLAILAAGRPDELARAIEEENEAFLCKFPGVGKKTARQMILDLKGKLGTLAAPADTRSAAPLSGALAEAVAALKALGYAEREIEKIIPALREEVMSTEQYVKRALALLLG; the protein is encoded by the coding sequence TTGATCGAGTTTATTCGTGGGTATGTTGATTACGTCTGCCCGGAATATATCGTCATCGACCATAACGGCATCGGCTACGAGATCTTTACGCCGAACCCGTTTGCGTTTCAGGAAAGCCGTGAGGTGGCGGTGACCGTCTATACATACGAATATGTGCGCGAAGATGTGCACGCCTTGTACGGGTTCCCAACGCGCGAAGAGCGCAACTTGTTCGCCAAGCTGCTGCAAGTGTCGGGCATCGGGCCGAAAGGCGGCCTCGCCATTTTGGCGGCTGGGCGTCCGGATGAACTGGCGCGGGCCATCGAGGAAGAAAACGAGGCGTTTTTATGCAAGTTTCCAGGTGTGGGCAAAAAGACGGCCCGACAAATGATTTTGGATTTAAAAGGGAAGCTCGGGACGCTTGCGGCGCCGGCGGATACGCGTTCGGCCGCGCCGCTTTCTGGTGCGCTCGCCGAGGCGGTGGCGGCGCTCAAGGCGCTCGGCTATGCTGAACGGGAGATTGAGAAAATCATTCCGGCGCTCCGCGAAGAAGTGATGTCGACGGAACAGTATGTGAAGCGGGCGCTGGCGCTGCTTTTGGGATAA
- a CDS encoding helix-turn-helix domain-containing protein → MNIKLRDEYLLKRRKKRISQKELAEYLQCSQSLLSRYERGECGMNREKEKRYREYIDQK, encoded by the coding sequence ATGAATATCAAATTGCGTGATGAGTATTTACTCAAGCGCAGAAAAAAGAGAATTTCACAAAAAGAACTGGCAGAATATCTTCAATGTTCACAATCACTTTTAAGTCGCTATGAACGCGGCGAATGTGGCATGAATCGAGAAAAAGAAAAGAGATATAGAGAATATATCGATCAAAAATAA